The following is a genomic window from Manihot esculenta cultivar AM560-2 chromosome 9, M.esculenta_v8, whole genome shotgun sequence.
AATGGTGTTGTTGGCCTCGGACCAGAAAATATTTCTATGGCCAGGCAACTAGCAAACAAATTCTCCTACTGTATTGGTGACTTTTATGATCCCAACTACAACTATAACCGCTTAATCTTAGGAGATGAGGCGCGTTTAGAGGGCGATGCAACATCTCTAGAAATGAGTGAAGTACATTACTATTTAAACCTACGAGGAATAAGCATAGGAGATAACAAGCTTGATATTGATAAGAATGTGTTCAAAAGAAACTTAACAGATCAAAGCAAGCTAACTGGAGTAATCATAGACTCGGGAAGTATTGCTACTTGGCTGATTAACGAAGCTTATTACAAGTTTAGGAATGAAGTGAAGAGGATATTGAGTGATTCTATCTTAGAAGACATGGATGAATGTAGATGGTGTTTGTGCTACAAAGGTGAAATGAGTGAAGACCTAAAAGGCTTTCCAGAAGTGGTGTACCACTTTAGTGAAGAAGCTGATCTAGAAGTAGGGTTTGATGGCATATTTTATGAAGCTACAACATCTACATTCTGCATGGCTGTTTATCCAAGTTCTCATCTTCCTGATAAGCATTTCTGGGATATCACCGTTATAGGCATCATGGCTCAACAAAACCATAACATAGCTTATGATTTGCAAGAGAAGAAATTATACTTTGAGAGTAT
Proteins encoded in this region:
- the LOC110623191 gene encoding aspartyl protease UND, yielding MAIQHSRIVLLFFLYATFTIFCYVSVISEVKTKPTKLITKLIHRNSIHSPFHNPHHGIEDKAKFIFESSLARFANHNYKTYLIPGTHMWFIFLVRFYIGNPTIPQLAIMDTASSLLWVQCSARRSPIPLLDPIKSSTYANIVCKSKFCRHFPDNSCIKKHCTYNISYVNAPTSLGNAATEQLLFESDGNIVVVSQVIFGCSTVEKTYIDNGINGVVGLGPENISMARQLANKFSYCIGDFYDPNYNYNRLILGDEARLEGDATSLEMSEVHYYLNLRGISIGDNKLDIDKNVFKRNLTDQSKLTGVIIDSGSIATWLINEAYYKFRNEVKRILSDSILEDMDECRWCLCYKGEMSEDLKGFPEVVYHFSEEADLEVGFDGIFYEATTSTFCMAVYPSSHLPDKHFWDITVIGIMAQQNHNIAYDLQEKKLYFESIDCEVYEG